The Porites lutea chromosome 11, jaPorLute2.1, whole genome shotgun sequence genome includes a region encoding these proteins:
- the LOC140952209 gene encoding amyloid protein-binding protein 2-like: protein MAAGSRVESLYDLAALSAVKNCHVYKSEFRSLPNAVQCDIYRTLYDTGKTEVLVAELSELDVVLKALRAGDTRVKLYAVFQGLQEEGFDLSSILASEFLRTCSEGKEKLEKHAIQKILKSGMSLGGFLLEAGWYQDAKKILDTSYKLCNTREPEDCKIAAKLLTRLLHLRTANCEFDAAKDTFREAMEITSKLGSRDAEINMAVLYGEKCGLLFALSDYEEAYICSMKALQRIGPGLPMKAVVDILRNASKACVVKRKFKKAELLIKQAMFLAKQHFGCNHPKYADTLIDYGYYLLNVDAINLSVKVYREAFRTRLYVFGYNNLHVATAHEDLGYALYVHEYSTGDFDEARYHAERAISIITKLFPEDHLLLASSKRVKALILEEIAIDTPIRQKEEEILKEAQELHLASLDLARKSFGENNVQTAKHYGNLGRLYQSMRRYEEAEAMHKKAIEIKERILGSEDYEVALSLGHLASLYNYDMELYDKAEQLYLRSIAIGKTLFGDGYSGLEYDYRGLINLYDSQGNFDRMESYHQTLMDWKDLRENACSTESAHDKTPEPWPTGQFIQHFLSQPD, encoded by the exons ATGGCGGCTGGCTCGCGGGTAGAAAGTTTATATGATTTAGCAGCTCTTAGCGCCGTTAAAAACTGTCATGTTTACAAATCAGAGTTCCGATCGCTTCCTAATGCTGTTCAATGTGATATCTATAGAACG CTGTACGACACAGGAAAGACAGAAGTGTTGGTAGCTGAACTAAGTGAACTAGATGTTGTCTTAAAAGCTTTAAGAGCCGGAGACACAAG AGTCAAGCTTTATGCTGTTTTCCAAGGACTGCAAGAGGAAGGATTTGATCTCTCATCAATCCTTGCTTCTGAGTTTCTCAGGACGTGttctgaaggaaaagaaaagctaGAGAAACATGCCATTCAGAAGATCTTAAAATCTGGAATGTCCTTGG GGGGTTTTCTGCTAGAGGCTGGATGGTATCAAGATGCCAAAAAGATACTAGATACCTCTTACAAACTTTGTAACACAAGAGAGCCAGAGGACTGTAAAATAGCAGCTAAACTTCTAACAAG GTTGCTTCACCTCAGAACTGCAAATTGCGAATTTGATGCAGCTAAGGACACATTCAGAGAAGCTATGGAGATTACAAGCAAGTTAGGAAGCAGAGATGCAGAAATTAACATGGCTGTCCTCTATGGTGAAAAGTGTGGTCTCTTGTTTGCCTTAAGTGATTATGAAGAG GCTTACATATGCAGCATGAAGGCTTTACAGAGAATTGGCCCTGGATTACCCATGAAG GCTGTAGTTGATATTCTTAGGAATGCATCCAAG gcatGTGTGGTTAAAAGAAAGTTCAAGAAGGCAGAACTTCTTATAAAACAggccatgtttttagccaa ACAACACTTTGGATGTAATCATCCAAAGTATGCTGACACTTTGATTGATTATGGATATTACCTTCTCAATGTAGATGCTATTAACCTCTCTGTTAAAGTCTATAGA GAAGCTTTTCGTACGAGGTTGTACGTTTTTGGTTACAACAACTTACATGTAGCCACAGCTCACGAAGATCTTGGTTATGCACTGTACGTTCATGAATACAGCACAGGAGACTTTGATGAAGCAAG ATATCATGCCGAGAGAGCTATCAGTATAATAACGAAGCTCTTTCCAGAGGATCATCTTCTGCTCGCATCTTCCAAAAGAGTCAAAG ctctgaTTCTAGAAGAAATAGCAATAGATACCCCGATCAGacaaaaagaagaggaaattcTTAAAGAGGCACAGGAGCTTCATTTGGCCTCTCTTGATCTTGCTAG GAAATCGTTTGGTGAAAATAACGTGCAGACAGCAAAACACTATGGAAATTTAGGTCGGCTCTATCAATCCATGCGAAGATACGAG GAAGCAGAGGCCATGCACAAGAAAGCGATTGAAATCAAAGAAAGGATACTTGGTAGCGAG GATTATGAAGTAGCATTGTCATTGGGTCATTTGGCGTCATTGTACAATTACGACATGGAACTATATGATAAGGCTGAACAGCTGTACCTCAGGTCCATTGCAATAG GAAAGACACTTTTTGGCGACGGCTACAGTGGACTCGAGTACGACTACAGAGGGCTTATAAATCTCTACGATTCTCAAG GCAATTTTGACCGCATGGAAAGCTATCATCAAACGCTCATGGATTGGAAGGATTTGCGAGAAAACGCTTGCTCGACGGAGTCTGCGCACGACAAAACACCAGAGCCATGGCCAACAGGACAGTTTATACAACATTTCCTCAGTCAGCCAGATTAA
- the LOC140951979 gene encoding uncharacterized protein, which yields MEKGIQQGNEENGQEKEEKTYGETDAVIVKTPLNTVNVVVESENVEVDTNEMYKRENGQDFVIDSEDREVQEDDSNMENQGRRIISTLTSKHYAAHVRLFKEWLKGKGMSEVFEEWEPKVISDRLSEFYKESHLKHGGTKRVSSLKIIRAAIDHHLRSAPYCKSYSLTHSPQFIKANTTLVQLEASQRELLDSSESNSGASLLTVDDIHKLWATGVVGIKTPKSLQHLVFLGIGINFGIISRENLRDLKPSMFEFHIDENSGLEYASCNLWDSVSTQLKRNKSKCTGRKMFSVPGSLQCPVAALKLFLKRRNPACSVFFQIPNNSEFELSGQWYKAQPAGLNALSRMMKDMSRQALLSKEYTNHNLRSTPPIVLYKAMEDVPYLKLPRIIPQADLNNKVALNSPGTTVLSSVTTLLMNTQPVNADRSYTLSPPGDSNPVETASNHMATDSNIGNPTGNTTNTPQNAHQVYCISEQWNMKDIIRAIDAGDAVVITKQLKKRELQTHENGETTCLRDNQQQGRVALQSFGRDRSGRKQPEPKRFCRDPKIVKEELTKDKIEDGLLKAINDMKTGLQSFEDLVTKQQPSEHVIQELSQISDCFQELLQRINTKGMIVQ from the exons ATGGAAAAGGGTATTCAGCAAGGAAACGAGGAAAACGGCCaagaaaaggaggagaaaaCATACGGTGAAACTGATGCTGTAATTGTAAAGACTCCTCTAAACACTGTAAACGTTGTCGTTGAAAGTGAAAACGTAGAAGTAGATACaaatgaaatgtacaaaagagaaaatggaCAAGACTTTGTAATTGACTCAGAGGATCGAGAGGTACAGGAGGATGATAGCAACATGGAAAATCAAGGCCGTAGGATCATTTCCACTCTCACTTCAAAACACTATGCAGCACACGTGAGACTCTTTAAAG AGTGGTTAAAAGGCAAAGGAATGTCAGAAGTGTTTGAGGAATGGGAGCCAAAAGTAATAAGTGACAGGCTATCAGAGTTTTACAAGGAGTCTCATTTAAAACATGGTGGCACCAAAAGAGTCAGCTCTCTTAAAATCATACGTGCAGCAATTGATCATCACCTGAGGAGTGCACCTTACTGCAAGTCATACAGTCTGACTCATTCACCCCAGTTTATCAAAGCAAATACCACATTAGTTCAATTGGAAGCCTCACAGAGAGAACTGCTAGATTCTTCAGAGAGTAATTCTGGTGCTTCACTACTGACGGTGGATGACATTCATAAACTTTGGGCGACAGGTGTAGTGGGAATAAAGACACCTAAGTCTCTTCAGCACCTGGTGTTTTTAGGTATAGGAATTAATTTTGGCATTATCTCCAGAGAAAACTTGCGTGATCTGAAACCCAGCATGTTTGAATTCCATATTGATGAAAATAGTGGTCTAGAGTATGCGTCATGCAACCTATGGGATTCTGTATCGACTCAGTTGAAGAGGAATAAAAGTAAATGTACCGGTAGAAAAATGTTCAGTGTACCTGGAAGCTTGCAGTGCCCTGTTGCAGCTTTGAAATTATTCCTTAAAAGGAGAAACCCTGCTTGTTCCGTATTCTTTCAGATACCCAATAATAGTGAGTTTGAGTTGAGCGGACAATGGTACAAGGCACAACCAGCTGGACTGAATGCCTTGTCAAGAATGATGAAAGACATGTCACGTCAGGCACTTCTGTCCAAGGAATATACCAATCACAATTTGCGATCCACACCTCCTATTGTTTTGTACAAGGCTATGGAAGATGTTCCATATCTGAAGCTTCCTAGAATAATACCTCAGGCAGATCTTAACAACAAAGTTGCATTAAACAGTCCTGGAACCACAGTGCTGAGTTCAGTAACTACTCTTCTGATGAATACTCAACCTGTTAATGCAGACAGAAGCTATACACTTTCACCTCCAGGGGATTCAAATCCTGTTGAGACAGCATCTAATCACATGGCCACTGATAGCAATATTGGTAATCCCACAGGTAACACTACAAACACTCCTCAGAACGCACACCAAGTGTATTGCATTTCTGAGCAGTGGAACATGAAAGATATCATCAGGGCCATTGATGCTGGAGATGCAGTAGTGAtcacaaaacaattaaaaaagagAGAACTACAAACCCATGAGAATGGAGAAACAACATGTTTGAGAGATAATCAGCAACAAGGGAGGGTTGCATTGCAAAGTTTTGGACGTGACAGATCTGGGCGTAAGCAG CCAGAGCCTAAACGTTTTTGCCGAGATCCAAAGATTGTTAAAGAGGAATTAACAAAGGACAAG
- the LOC140952710 gene encoding pseudouridylate synthase RPUSD4, mitochondrial-like: protein MALAAKTARLALGTSLIDAQYLADRVIFINNDIIAINKPYGLPVHSGPGVKICVMDLLDEFTEIKKLGQKPELAHRLDRDCSGTLLFTRSQSAAKKVAEMFTDRIVRKLYWAITVGVPSFEEGEINIPVGEAKLFSGHRIVTRQDLVGKSPEILKAAGFKNAVTRFQVLDTNKTTCALLQLEPLTGLKQQIRVHVAEGLKCPILGDHKFSSDAREPQVLPLRLLQLLRFQGVKSKTDPNAKGKIRPWQRALIPLHLHARQLILPQFDKGKDIIISAPPPEYFQETLEKLSLHPKKENMILSRHEAEYLRLRRLGKSTKRLVGF from the exons ATGGCGCTCGCTGCCAAAACTGCAAGATTGGCCTTAGGAACAAGCCTTATAGATGCCCAGTACTTGGCTGATAGAGTGATTTTCATTAATA ACGATATCATTGCAATAAACAAACCATATGGACTTCCTGTACATT CTGGTCCTGGTGTAAAGATATGTGTGATGGATTTGCTTGATGAGTTTACAGAAATAAAGAAACTTGGACAGAAACCAGAGCTGGCACATAGGCTTGATAg AGATTGCAGTGGCACTCTTCTTTTCACAAG ATCACAAAGTGCAGCCAAGAAAGTTGCAGAAATGTTCACAGATAGAATAGTCAGAAAACTATACTGGGCCATTACAGTTGGAGTACCATCATTTGAAGAAGGAGAAATCAACATTCCTGTTGGGGAAGCTAAACTTTTTAGTGGACATCGTATTGTTACAAGGCAGGATCTGGTTGGAAAATCTCCTGAG ATATTGAAAGCTGCAGGCTTCAAAAATGCAGTAACAAGATTTCAAGTTTTAGACACAAATAAGACCACATGTGCCCTTTTGCAACTTGAGCCACTAACTGGACTCAAACAGCAAATCAGAGTCCATGTGGCTGAAGGTCTCAAGTGTCCAATACTGGGTGATCATAAGTTCTCTTCAGATGCTCGTGAACCACAG GTGTTACCCTTGCGCTTACTTCAGCTTCTGCGATTTCAAGGTGTAAAAAGCAAAACAGATCCCAATGCAAAGGGAAAAATCAGACCATGGCAAAGGGCACTGATACCTCTTCATTTACATGCAAGACAACTGATTCTACCACAGTTTGATAAAGGAAAAGACATTATTATTTCTGCACCACCTCCAGAATATTTTCAAGAAACACTTGAAAAATTAAGTCTTCACCCCAAGAAGGAAAATATGATTCTTTCTAGACATGAAGCTGAATATTTAAGACTTAGGAGACTGGGAAAGTCAACCAAAAGACTTGTTGGATTTTAA
- the LOC140951980 gene encoding N-acetylglucosaminyl-phosphatidylinositol de-N-acetylase-like gives MFSFGLNGFSDFLIFGVIFVGIIVGYYYKQLKIQQESRLEFAEKKVLVVTAHPDDECMFFSPAILNLRRCSTINLLCLSTGNYYKQGKIRRQELVSSCGILGISSNHVTVVDHSSLPDDPQVQWNTKLVGTIIADHIKINRIEVVLTFDSYGVSGHTNHVAVYKALKRLNDEGLLESIAIYTLSSTNLLRKYISLLDLPLSAYSKHMFLSSPQQIVLAQKAMHAHRSQLVWFRKLYILFSRFMIINTLEELN, from the exons ATGTTTTCATTTGGACTCAACGGGTTTTCGGATTTCCTCATTTTCGGGGTTATTTTCGTAGGTATCATTGTAGGTTATTACTATAAACAACTCAAAATTCAGCAAGAAAGCAGGTTAGAATTTGCCGAGAAAAAAGTCCTTGTTGTAACGGCTCATCCGGACGATGAGTGTATGTTTTTCTctcccgccattttgaatctcAGAAGATGTTCCACTATTAATCTTCTGTGCCTCTCAACTG GTAACTACTACAAACAAGGCAAGATAAGAAGACAGGAGTTGGTATCAAGCTGTGGCATCCTTGGAATTTCTTCCAATCATGTGACTGTAGTTGATCACAG TTCCCTTCCAGATGACCCACAAGTGCAGTGGAATACTAAGCTTGTTGGCACAATTATTGCTGACCATATCAAGATCAACAGAATTGAAGTG gttctaacttttgactctTATGGGGTGTCAGGCCACACAAACCATGTTGCTGTTTATAAAGCACTAAAGAGACTGAATGATGAAGGGCTGCTGGAGAGTATTGCTATTTATACGCTAAGCAGCACAAATTTATTGAGGAAGTACATCTCATTACTGGATCTTCCCCTTAGTGCTTATTCAAA GCATATGTTTCTTTCAAGTCCTCAACAGATTGTTTTAGCGCAG aaAGCCATGCATGCTCACAGAAGCCAGTTGGTTTGGTTTAGAAAGCTATACATTTTGTTCTCACGGTTTATGATTATCAACACCCTCGAAGAGCTAAACTGA
- the LOC140951981 gene encoding uncharacterized protein translates to MAKSIRSKRKRKLRAERRQKLKPKVKAKLEEVLGINDKKMIVETEESGGGTVEETQEEIPQASQETSNNEEGTEDVEMPEDGPQKKLGKKALQKLNKQRKLKRLKHKKQKNKKLFKW, encoded by the exons ATGGCGAAAAGTATTCGGTCGAAAAGAAAACGCAAACTACGAGCTGAAAGACGACAGAAACTGAAGCCGAAGGTGAAAGCAAAGCTAGAAGAAGTACTTGGAATAAATGATAAGAAAATGATTGTGGAAACGGAGGAATCTGGAGGGGGTACGGTGGAAGAAACTCAAGAAGAAATACCACAAGCCAGTCAGGAAACCTCAAACAACGAAGAAGGCACAG AGGATGTTGAAATGCCAGAAGATGGACCTCAGAAAAAACTTGGAAAGAAAGCTCTACAAAAACTTAACAAGCAAAGAAAGTTAAAACGGCTCAAACataagaaacaaaagaataaaaaactaTTCAAGTGGTGa
- the LOC140952489 gene encoding meiotic nuclear division protein 1 homolog — protein sequence MYFWGNKHKLESLRKSKKRGLSLEEKRTRLLELFYEKKEFFLLKELEKIAPKEKGITSMSVKEVLQSLVDDNLVDTDKIGTSIYFWAYPSKAMHTRRQKLQQLTDQISECEKKIASTTKLLKQANSGREQSSERDTVLKELAQKEKLCKELEQELERYKECDPEVLKNMQQETIMAKEGANRWTDNVFTIKTWCVRKFSLEEKMIDKNFGIPEDFDYME from the exons ATGTATTTTTGGGGTAATAAGCACAAACTCGAAAGCTTGAGAAAA TCGAAGAAACGAGGCCTGAGTTTGGAAGAGAAAAGAACACGACTCCTAGAACTTTTCTATGAAAAG AAAGAATTTTTTCTGCTCAAGGAACTAGAGAAAATCGCACCAAAGGAAAAAGGAATTA CATCCATGTCTGTTAAGGAAGTGTTACAAAGCTTGGTTGATGATAATCTAGTAGACACTGACAAAATTGGTACTTCCATTTATTTTTGGGCTTACCCAAGCAAGGCCATGCATACA CGACGGCAAAAACTTCAACAGCTCACAGATCAAATCAGTGAATGTGAAAAGAAAATTGCCTCTACAACAAAGCTTTTGAAGCAAGCTAACAGTGGCAGAGAGCAGTCA TCTGAAAGAGATACAGTTCTCAAAGAGTTGgctcaaaaagaaaaactgtgtAAAGAACTGGAACAAGAGCTTGAGAGATACAAAGAATGTGATCCAGAAGTACTGAAAAATATGCAGCAAGAAACAATAATGGCAAAAGAAGGTGCTAACCGCTGGACTGACAATGTCTTTACAATCAAGACATGGTGCGTTAGGAAGTTCAGTCTGGAAGAAAAAATGATTGACAAAAACTTTGGAATTCCAGAGGATTTTGACTATATGGAATAA